From the genome of Salvelinus namaycush isolate Seneca chromosome 1, SaNama_1.0, whole genome shotgun sequence:
CTTCATATCAAGGTGTCTTTTCCTTTTATGATTCAAAACCCCTATCACCGTTGGATTGCTATAGTTGCAAAGCTGACAGAAAAACATGTGTTCAACCTCGTCCTTCAAAAGAGGATGAGACAAGAGGTGAGGAGAGTTAGGTGAGTTCACTGCTTTTGGCTGAGATTTTTCGGTTTGCTCTCGGACGACAACAGTATGCCTTAAGATCTGCGCAGCGTTTGTTTCAAGATCACAATGCATTTTACTTTGATGATTAAAAATCCCCCTCACTGTGGGATTGTTATAGTCACAATATTGGCAGAAGAACTTATCTAACACTTCTTGGACAACATCAGATGTTAAGAAAGATGAGTTAGGCGATTTGCTAGTTTGGGACAAAATCATAGCAGTATATTCAAGGATTTGTTTAGCAGTTGCTTTAAGATCTGGGTGTCTTTTCCTTTGATGTTCCACAACCACCCTCATGGTTCGGTTGCTATAGTTGCAAAGCTGACAGAATAACACAGCCTCTTCTGTCACAAGAGGAAGAGGTAAAATGTGAGAAGACTTTGTCAAGTTGACTCTCTTAGACTTTTTGGATTTTTCGGTTTGCCCTCTAACCTCAGCAGTATGCCTGAAGATGTCGCCAGGTGTTGTTTGGAGTTCACTGTGTCTTCTCTTTTGATGATTTAAAATTCCTCTCATTGAGGGATGCCCATAGTTGCAAAACTGGCAGAAAAACAAGTTGCCTGCCTCATTTCCAATATCagatgtgaggagagaggagtcaAATCCAGCAGACTGAGATGTATCTTTCTGACTACGAAGCTCAGATGTATATTGAAGGATCTGACTAGTTGATGTCTGAAGACAACGATGTCTTAATTTCTGATGATTCAAAACCCCTATAACTCTGGGGTTGCCATAGTTGCAGTACTGGCAAAAAAACAAGTCAGCTATCTCGTTCTCAACAGTGGATTTGAGAGAGGAGTTTGATGAGTCAAATCCAGTAGACTGAAGCTTTTCACTTTGACCATGAGCCTCAGCAGTGTGCTTGATGACCTTATCGGCAGTCACCTTGAGATGACTGTGTCTTAACTTCTGATGATTCAAACCCCCTCTCAATTTGGGGTTGCTACGAATCACAGCAGTATGTTTCATGATCCGTTTAGCAGTTGACTTACGAGTACTGTGTCTTAACTTCTGATGATTCAAACCCCCTCTCAATTTGGGGTTGCTACGAATCGCAGCAGTATGTTTAATGATCCGTTCAGCAGTTGACTTACGAGTACTGTGTCTCAACTTCTGATGATTCATAACGCCTCTCACTGTGGAGTTGCAATAGCCACAAAACTGGCAGAAATACAAACTCTCATCATCTGCCTGCGAAGCATTGGATATGGGAGGGGATGTGTTAGACTTAACTTCTGGGAGTTTGAATGGCTTTAAAACATGTTCCTGTGCTAAATCTTTTTGGAGGGGAGTGCTATGTGAGACTATTCCTATGCCCTGTGACACTTTGCTTTGACTATGAACCTCCGCAGTATGGAAATGGATCTGTTCAACAGTAGCATTGAGATCACTGTGTCTTGACCTTTGGTGATTCAACACCCCCCTCACTGTGAGGTTGCCATAGTTGCAATGCTGGCAGAAAAACATGTTCTCTACATCGTCCTGTGCAACATCGGGTTTAAAGAGGGACATGTTGGGGGACTTTACTTCTGGGAGTTTGAATGGTTCCAAAACCATATTTTGAGGAAACGCCTGTGTTTCATCCTTAGCTTCCCTGGAAGTGGCAAGAGATTCTTGTTTTATGTCATCAATTGTCAATCCTGACTTCGGATGGCTTTTTTGGTAGTGGACAAGCACAACAACCACTGACTTATTGCTGAAGGCACAATGTTTGCAGTGGTACAGTTCCTCATCCACTCCCATGGAAGCAGAACATTCTTTTGGGGGTGTAGAGTTGATATTAACAGTTTCTTTACATGGGGTCAGAGACCTCTCAGGAGAGACAACCTCTGCATTCTTTAGGCTGGAGGTTTGCCCTAAATGTGATTTAGAGGGTTCGTCTTTAGAAGGCTTGGCAGTAAAACTGCAGTACATTAAAGGACTGCTCATTTTCAGTTTTGGATGTTTGTTTTTGTAATGGGGTTTCAAGTATTTGCCATTAGAAATGGTGAATGGGCAGGCAAAGCACTTGTACACCAAATCAAGCTGATCTGATCGCATCATGAACACATCTGGAGCTTCTGGGTGATGATCCCTATAGTGCTTCTTGAGGTCATCAGGGGTGGCAAACTCAACAGGACACTCCAAGCAACGGAAGGTGGCAGTCCAATCATCTGGATTAATGATGTACTGAAAGTCATTCCTGATGTAAGGGTGCATTCTCTGGTAATGGGTGCTCAAACTGCGAGATGACTTGTGACTGTAGTCACAATGTTTGCAACGATAAAGTATTTTTTGTTTGTCCCTGCTTTCTCTATTTTCCAATTGATCATGCTCATCTTTTTCAGTTCCTGAGGCATCTAGTTCAGTTCTCCAGGCATCACCCTCTTCATCCTCGCTAACCTCAAAGGTGAAAGCAGTGCCCCCTGACAGCTTGCTTTGGATGACTGTACTTTCAGGGCTTGTTTTGATCTTTTTCTTAGCAGGACTCAAAGCGGTGTCATCATGCATCCTCTTCTTGGTGGCATTAGCCAATGGCTCTGTTAGTGACATTTCATTATACGTTTCAGGTTTGGGATCCCGCTGTTCTGTCGCTGTTCCGTCCAGCAGACTTAGCCCCATGCTGTAAAAAAGGTAACTGTGCTCACTTCGCTGGTGAGTGTGAAGATCTTCTAGCCAAGTTGCAGAAAAGTTGCAGAGTGAGCAGCAGTGAGAGCCCTTCTGTTCACTTTCTGTATGAGATCTCTCTTCAGTTACTTTAGAGACACCTTTACCACCATCTTGGTCATAGCTAAGGAAAGGCGCATGTGACATGAGGGTCACATCATGCGCACGTGATGGCCTTGAGAGGTTGGGCAACTTCAGTTGTGAGGAATTTAAAGATGACCCATGCGCAATTTTGAATTTGGAAATATTTTCTGAGGATCCCACTTGAGTTTGCAGGTTCTCCAGCAATAGACTAGAGCTAGGAATGTTTATGGTTTTTGAGGTAGACTTGGATATCGGGAAATTCAATCTCCCCACTTCCCCTTGTTTGCGTTGGAGTCTTGACACATTGTGTTGGTTCTTCTTCCCTGGCAGTGGCACTTTGGCATTAAGCAGCTTGCCCCTTAAATACCGTTTCTGTGTTTTCAGGGTCTTGTTTACCGAAACCTTGTGATTTGTTCTTTCATGTTTGATAAGAACAGACCAACTGGAAGATGTAAACATACAATGCCGGCAAGAGAAACTCTCCTCTGAATTGTTGTAGAGAGTGCTACTGTGAGGTTGTGTGGAACTCTCTGAGGGATTAGAACTCCCATAATTTTGTGAAGGATCCACATCAACGCCATGCACCTTCTTCATGTGTTCAAGGAGGAAATATTTTGACTTGAATAGGAGGACACAATGGTTACACTGGAATGACTGACTTGGAGACATGGATTGTTGAGAGGCTGGTTGACCGTGGGTCATTTGATCAGACTTGTCGAGGCGCCCGGAATCTGTGGGTGTATAAAAGAGCTTAATCTATACAACTGCAGAATAATACGTGTATCAGATATGAATTATTACATGTGCTATGTATCTAACTATTATCAGACCAACCAAGCACCTAAAAAGGCAGGTGATAGAGTTCACCATTCTCCAGTTAACAACTTGTATTATGGGGTAGGCTGTTGGCAGAATTTTTTTATCGAGTATACAAGTCAAAAATTAGAAGAACAACAAGTCATACCTTCCTCCATCTCCCCTGGCTCTGCGAGTTTCTTGATCCCAGAACTTTACTGACAAATGGGAGAGAAACATACGGGGGAGCATAAAAATTTGATGATATTGTCACACATAACACACTAGCAAAACCAGACTAAACATGTAAAATGCAAACATACTGATAAAAGGAGAGACATTTACCAACTTCTCCACAACTGAGCGACTCTACAACCGATCCAAATGACTTAATAAGACAATAGGTGTGATTTATCTGAATAGGATTTAGGCCTATAGCTGATCTGAAGATAACATTTTTGCAGGAAGTCCCACAAGTTCACTGTCATGTATACATTTAATAAATTGTAAGTACAGTTAGTCACACTGAAAAGTGTTGCTAAACAAGTACAGTCACAGGTCGAGACTTAAAACTTATGGTTTGCTAGTGATATTCTTATAGTTCTGTCTCTGTGCACAATATCACATTCTCATTACTGAAAAAGTAGTGACTTTTAGCTTATCAACACACAAGAATGGTGTCattattagaggtcgaccgattaggatttttcaacgccgataccgattattggaggaccaaaaaagccgataccgattaatcagccgatttatatttatttatttgtaataatgacaattacaactaTACTGagtgaacacttattttaacttaatataatacatcaataaaatcaatttagcctcaaataaataatgaaacatgttcaatttggtttaaataatgcaaaaacaaagtgttggagaagaaagtaaaagtgcaatatgtgccatgtaagaaagctaacgtttaagttccttgctcagaacatgagaacatatgaaagctggtggttccttttaacatgagtcttcaatattcccaggtaagaagttttaggttgtagttattataggaattataggactatttctctttataacatttgtatttcattaacctttgactattggatgttcttataggcactttagtattgccagtgtaacagtatagcttccatccctctcctcgctcctacctgggctcgaaccaggaacacaacgacaacagccaccctcgaagcagcgttacccatgcagagcaaggggaacaactactccaagtctcagagcgagtgacgtttgaaacgctattagcgcgcaccccgctaactagctagccatttcacatcggttacaccagcctaatctcgggagttgacaggcttgaagcacagcgaagagcttctggcaaaaagcaggaaagtgctgtttgaatgaatgcttacgagcctgctgttgcctaccaccgctcagactgtttatcaaatcatagacttagttataacataataacacacagaaatacgagccttaggtcattaatatggtcgaatccggaaactatcatctctttcagtgaaatacgtaaccgttctgtattttatctaacgggtggcatccataagtctaaatattcctgttacattgcacaaccttcaatgttatgtcataattacgtaaaattctggcaaattaggcggcccaaactgttgcatataccctgactctgcgtgcaatgaacgcaagagaagtgacacaatttcacctggttaatattgcctgctaacctggatttcttttagctaaatatgcaggtttaaaaatatatacttctgtgtattgattttaagaaaggcattgatgtttatggttaggtacacattggagcaacgatacgcactgcatcgattatatgcaacacaggacacgctagataaactagtaatatcatcaaccatgtgtagttaactagtgattatgattgattgatttttataatataagtttaatgctagctagcaacttaccttagcttctactgcattcgcgtaacaggcaggctcctcgtggagtgcaatgtaatcaggtggttagtgcgttggactagttaactgtaaggttgcaagattgaatcccccgagctgacaaggtaaaaatctgtcattctgcccctgaacgaggcagttaacccaccgttcctaggccgtcattgaaaataagaatgtgttcttaactgacttagcaAGGGTTCCTGTTGGTGAGTAATTTTATGCTAATTTATGCTAAATGTATATAGTTAATAAAAACTTTAAAGAATTTGAAGTTAGGATAGCCTGAATGTTTTAAAGTTGGTCTTGTAGCTTAAATTGGAGCAGGACCATTTTAAATAGCTACCACTGTATTACTGTGattctaacacggaacccaaaccggctgcgcgcatgggccatcgtgcatacatttattttgtctccCTACACCAAACGTGATCAGGAAACGCAGGTCAAAATATcaacattaatttggggacaggtcgagaagcaataaacatttatggcaatttacctagttagcttgcacttgctagctaatttgtcctatttagctagcttgctgttgctagctaatttgtcctgggatataaacattgagttgttattttatctgaaatgcacaaggtcctctactccgacaattaatccacacataaaacggtcaaccgaatcgtttcaagtcatctctcctccttccaggcatatttcatctttgaacttatatggtgattggcatctaaactttcatagtattaccacgacgaccggcaacacagttcgtctttcaatcacccacgtggatataaccaatgaggagatggcacatgggtacctgcttctataaaccaatgaggagatggcacatgggtacctgcttctataaaccaatgaggagatgggagaggcaggactagcAGCTGcaatctgcatcagaaatagagaggacttctattttagcccctggcaacgcagacgctcgttgacgcacgcaataattgaataacatagatttctaaatttattttgcagcGCTCGAGTCGTGTAGTCAGGGTATAAATCAAACCAATGTTAATTTTATCAAATTTAAAACGGTTATAGTTAAAGTATAAATAATCTGAATGCAAGCAATCTAATTTGGGTCAGTCTGAACATCTCAATGTTGGTTTGGTGTTGATAGCTTAAACGTGTAAGTGGAGATGCGTGCCAAAATGTTCCCCATGTAAGTCTATGGCCCTTTTATTGCCATTGAAATGCATTGGGAGTGCATTTAAATATTGTTCTAGTACAAAAAGTATGGATGCTATCAAAAATAATTTCTTAAACAATTTAAGTTGGGGCTGTCTGCACGTTTGAAAGTTGGTTTGGTATCTTTAGCTTGAACAGTTCAAGTATTTTGGGCAGTCTGCACATTTGGAAGTTGGTTTCGCGTTATTAGCTCGTTTAAGGGCTAGAGCGACCAGAATAAATCATATAATAATATGAGTATGTAAGAAATCTAGAGTTGTGTATTGCTTTGCAATCACACCTAAGTGGCCACACTGTGTGTCTTCAGACATTGCATGTTTATAAGCCTAGTCCTCAGATCGAAGAGGACCACAAAATGATTAACCACAAAATGTCAGTTGATCTTTCCTATGAAATCCTCAACCCAGCAATAGATCAAAGTATTAGGGCACTTCAGCACACAATCCATACATGCGAGACAACAccactgtgaaattgtgaactAGAATATTTGGACATTTGCAGCCTTATACTAGAATGGGTAATTTGCTTTAACACAacagtattagctaggtagccaaaGCTTGAGCTGAGCTCTCTGGCTGCATTGACATAATATATCTAGATTGTCTCTTAAATGCAACCTCTGATAACATATTGCAAACTGCACAGATTTACCAAATAACACTTGCTGCATTTGTTATTAGAATCAAACTTGTGAACAATCAAGTTTACACCATTTCAGTCCCAGCTCTGTCACTTGTCGAACAGGAACTAAAATTGCAAGGCGAGTGGAATCGGAACCCCCTTTGCCTTTCTATTGATCCAGTTCAGAAACATGAAACATGTTACGAAGCAAACACCTACAAAACGTGGCCCGCAATGAACATTTACCAAGACGTTAATGGAATAGATTGAATAGCCTACTCACACGTTTCCACAGAGAATCGGTGAGACTCAGACAATTTTTCGATTCCTCAATGTGTTAGCTCTGTAGTCGATGTTCGTCGCCATTTTCTCCCGCTCCTACAACAACCTCATGTGTCCTCTTCCGTCTGCGAACCAGCAACGCCGGGGTAGAGGGGCTACACACAAAACAACTTAGCAGTCACGATAGTGCCAGGGGTGGCGTGCAATGCAAATAAATCTGTCAATCAACGATAAAGCCAAAGACAGCACAATCATGCAGATGaccagaaactgcttctccaatagaaatccccgataacgcttgtaggcgatgtcatggcgacgttgtCTAGCTAAGCGCATGCGTCAAAAAGGGTCTCTCGcgccgaactgcgcatgtgcatgCCGTCAAAATCAAAGACACACCTTCGAAAGAAAGTTTTTTTGACGAAAATAAAAACGTGTCAGTTTGCCACTTTCACTTGGTTGGAGTAATAATATGTTCAACTACTTAAAACATTGGCTCAAATCTAGGTTGTGTCTTTAGATTTTGAGAAAATTAACAATTAAGGAAACTTCTCTCATTGGGCGCATTGGAGTGGATCACTTTTGTCAAGTTGTTGACCATCATTATTCACAGCCTTTCAAAGAGTGTTGCATTATGATTATAAAAATGTTCCGACATGTCAACTACCTGAACTTTACTGAAATCATTTGATCAAAggtcatgcagtttttgatgaagtCGTCTTCATGTAGCTGCAGTTTCTTCTCACCAACTGCACCATCCCAGGTAGCACAAAGGTCTAGCCACATCTGGCCTGATTCTGGCATGCCAGATCTTAAACTTCTGGCCCGGGTCTGGCAGCCAGAGTCCGAAATCAATGACGGTACAGACTAGGCCCAAGCCAATCGTTCCAGATCTGGCAAACTGAAATGAGCCAAAGCTGCCATTTTAGGGCCAGAATCGGCGCAGCAATGGCCCAAATCCACTCGATTctacccctcctcccccaccaccacaaaaaaaatattatattaaaTGTAGGCAGTAATATTGTAGCTATCAACCGAACTATGAACAACATAAACATAAAAAAATTATTTACATTTTCTAATTTTACGGTAGCATTTATATCCAAATAATTGTCACTAAATTACAGATTAAatacaaatgcagctactttgatATTGTTCTATCTGCAgacacattctactgcactgttggagataagaacacaagcatttcgctacacctgcaataacatctgctaaatatgtgtatgtgaccaataacatttgatttgatttgacatgactgtgttagccatagttggctagccagcaagcaagggataagaacattgccagccTGCATAGCAATCAAACAAACAGTATGAACAACAATCCGCTTCTCTAGAAACATAACCAATAGAATTAACAACCATGTTtagtggaaggatgaaatagtatgaatttGAATTTCATTGAATCTCAATGAAAACCGTCATTTTTTACCAGTAAATGTGTGCTTGTTTTCTTTGGCAACTGTGGAATAAGCAGGATAAACGCCTCCGCTCTGTACATTATCTGGAACTAATAAACTTGGGCAGTATCATGCCTTCCATTATTTCCAGATAATATACAAAGCGTCAGTGTTTATCCCTTGcatgaatgtatgtgtgtatgtaaatGTTCTGTCTCCCTGGGTCTATCCGCCCTTTCCTTGCCGTGTTAGGTCCTCTCctttctgcctctgtctctgtctggtgcAAGCTGCATCCACCTTATGAAgtacttctctgtctctccatctgtagCCTTGGATGTGAAAGTTTTTCCCCTGACAGTGCCTTTGAATAATAGAAAAAATTAGCCAAAAAAGTAGTTACAACAATTAGTCAGGTTTTGACACAACACAAAAATCATAGGAATCACAATCCAGAACTCAAATGGGaagcacaacaacacaacacaataaccACAGAGGTATTCAATTTCAACACAGAGTCAAACAGATCAagagatatcaaatcaaattctatttgtcacatgtgccaaatacaacaggtgtagaccttaaagttaaatacttacttacaagcccttaaccaacaatgcagttttaagaaaaataagtgttaagtaaaaaatagataagtaaaaaatgtaaataacaaataattaaagagcagcagtaaaataacagtagcgaggctatgtacaggtggtactggtacagagtcaatgtgcagggggcacaggttagtcgaggtaattgaggtaatatgtacatgtaggtagatttaaagtgactatgcatagataagataataaacagagagcgtaaaagagggggtgggtggggggaggtgtacaatgcaaatagtccgggtagccatttgatttgctattcaagagtcttatggcttgggggtagaagttgttaagaagcattttggacctagatttggcactccagtactgcttgccgtgcggtagcagagagaacagtctatgactagggtggctggagtctgacaatttttagggcattcctctgacactgcctgatatagaggaTCTGGATGGCAACTGGCGGGCCATGGGTCTCAAAGGCCTCGgatcaatccccccccccccaaaaaaacatatcTATCTATTGTCAGGCTATGTCATaatagtattctaattcctaattctatggtcaGGCCACTACTTGTCTCTCACACCAGTCTCTCTTATCTTGTGTCCCTTGCACAGAATTCATGGATACAGCTCTCAGATGATAAACATATGGTCCGTGATATTCAGTTTCCTTTGgacgtccctaccccattgaagttgacgtttaaaatggttaaggttaggtaagggaTTTGGTTATGtgtaaggttagggtaagggttaaggttaggtttatgatttagggtagggacatcccaaggattattttggcattaatacgtgtcacatatcagtttgcaaacaatgtaaaaaatcattgagttaataagtCTGCATACAGtaagtaaggcagctccaaaatgcaggtgtttcagtctgactcagtgctttctgtggtggtggagaAGCCAGCGgaggttggtaatgttctctagttgcgccgtgattggctcagtgttctgtcactcatggggacactacgtcaccgcaaaatctacggggagagctcgaaaattcaagtctgttgggtgctgccatagacttacattagaagtgcccatccaagaaggcgcaaagtcattggccacagataaaaagATGTCAAATCACTTTATATATACCATAGCTTTGAATAGACTGATCATGCCaaaatcatactttcaaaatcctaACTAGCAAGCTAGAGAAGCAGTCTTCATCATGAATCACGTCGACAATCTAATAgcaaatccatttcaatcattgtcatatgaagagaaattatagataaagcatatcggtgctcatcggccattggacataaacattacacaaaaagttggaaatggcaaattcaacaatgagtggtttggaaggaatcagtggctaactgcaagtgttgcaaagcaatcactagcttgctattcagtggagtggatgtgtggtccaagtctgggtttaagggtctcttttccaagcttaaaagaatgaacattcaacaccatgggccagaaaagttttaatacattggccatgctgtcaatccagcatgacttctgctgcgttcaaaacaactggaaactcggaactgggaaatctcagacttcagtgaattcaagtgggaactctgaaaaaaacaagctcCAACTGTGAAAATGCGTTTTGaaaggtcatccaactcagaattccaaggcctctttctagagctccgacctgaagatcactgacgtcatgattcaaccttgtttttttcttccaaagttcccagttgtcttgaaagcaccataaatcaagagaatgccagactttgatgacaaagtgtgatgacaaaatttgcccacaaggaccgccgcgccaccttcctgttcaagtgagcacagcacaaggtGAGCCCAAAAATGTGTATTGtgtgctgctgcataaattatgtaatatgccagggagatatgtaaactgtaactaagaaagtaatactacgtGTGTGTtatgtagtaagctgttagtagcccatgtgccttacCCTAATAATTTGA
Proteins encoded in this window:
- the LOC120050753 gene encoding zinc finger protein 462-like; this encodes MGLSLLDGTATEQRDPKPETYNEMSLTEPLANATKKRMHDDTALSPAKKKIKTSPESTVIQSKLSGGTAFTFEVSEDEEGDAWRTELDASGTEKDEHDQLENRESRDKQKILYRCKHCDYSHKSSRSLSTHYQRMHPYIRNDFQYIINPDDWTATFRCLECPVEFATPDDLKKHYRDHHPEAPDVFMMRSDQLDLVYKCFACPFTISNGKYLKPHYKNKHPKLKMSSPLMYCSFTAKPSKDEPSKSHLGQTSSLKNAEVVSPERSLTPCKETVNINSTPPKECSASMGVDEELYHCKHCAFSNKSVVVVLVHYQKSHPKSGLTIDDIKQESLATSREAKDETQAFPQNMVLEPFKLPEVKSPNMSLFKPDVAQDDVENMFFCQHCNYGNLTVRGVLNHQRSRHSDLNATVEQIHFHTAEVHSQSKVQMMRVCISASFVAIATPQ